The following are encoded together in the Puntigrus tetrazona isolate hp1 unplaced genomic scaffold, ASM1883169v1 S000000513, whole genome shotgun sequence genome:
- the mbd6 gene encoding methyl-CpG-binding domain protein 6, producing the protein MTGGSESAAGEKDGGTTLIAQIPVGWQRKVENGAVSYISPSGTVLRSVDEVRAYLRTDGTCKCGLECPLVPNKVFNFDPAAMVRAPGHQSGKIEEDMTKLCNHRRKVDAMAALCQSMQPSHLPSPAQTTGGVIYSVDGREPRGSMVAHGDGVHCTYPQLRHNQPKSNIGFPLSSPRSVVQNGSVNLTPNSRPPEQGSPLKKPQTPVGCMPGYPKQQWSPHPPSIPQRTVHNPTSPNSVRPSVHTHIHPPDPSTSITLSARGNSQGASVKSPSPLSPLDTFSPRQRSRHSSTSSLSEAQGSVFIQGGKPCSSPKLPLAPSSPCSRLEGILQHYKDCSASSSANQSNHQTVLVHPNAGDKRNGVCSAQPPGLLGLPLGQILNQQKSQQKGHINNSFPASSLLSAAAKAQLANQKTQLNAAEALTTLPLAGLDKEQQSKVLISTLNSSVHPTSARAQSLTALLLPHSPSLSPASPAVAEKNLRRKRQRRSPTVLSMLKDSQLGRTAGDLSGPPQLISPCLSPTSPPVPHLDNHRLPVAPPNTSRLQDSEEGRKPGLANSLPSPSQPLSALLQLLSMQNATQQSTAMPGTRHTNTLPSSPRPITPQTPQCEAQSGLRLPNHALQPQPQSTVPVPDPPIQRPPSLPFPLMGDETTLNLKTTSSSAILNLSQTTPDLSSSILSMMNQMSSTCLPSFPEKGCGPKTAEACLDHNTYQINQSNHNQAVESKGPMDSMDQPDSDARLLGGCEPDHSLSLPPSSDLSNPTADPAVSLPLAEAFPFMSQEQLLQLLSSNAGLPSLLPPFLGSLPLGVWTGGQPAQAQPTGAILNQGSPLNILNQGELPLVSLLNPPSSAEAGVEAGEKPPGLQALLMASLLLGQNPAAMLPLPALNLELPALQQVFADGASLEKTPALLDSVLMGPGLLEALQTLAPSADGQSLLLSAPLTPPPHAFLSLNPALLTAALAQTEPLPNHTPPPPPHSQGTLVSTSVSCGPLVSSTGPEVCDPLAEQDKNNTQTPQFLPPLLAPGVLGELTALGNISGLHGLLGAGPLLLPQGPSLSVPLAPNQTALNPLTCLQLTMAPALMGEKPVALHETPSSQDQLPSASLSQDSLLDPVQTPQQQRDPSPGSGPGLFDPYGSFMDTIYTSFLQVSERDSYPELPPPLSPRRACSVHNPDLTRLGLDPAQSQSPARGTPKPSEDPSTPPPCDAPLEEAKTDGSACVYSNGVGSGAEGLRGEEEEEEDEEEEERLREAAQDIRDAEQVRAEDVHTGARRGRKRKQTLQRGADLLGGIDSIIEEPTIALSRPARASRGKRRRVVR; encoded by the exons GTCTTTAATTTTGACCCTGCTGCGATGGTCCGAGCTCCTGGTCATCAGTCAGGGAAAATAGAGGAAGACATGACCAAACTCTGTAATCATCGCAGGAAAGTTGATGCCATGGCGGCATTATGCCAAAGCATGCAGCCCTCCCATCTTCCCTCGCCAGCTCAAACCACAG GAGGTGTTATATACTCGGTGGACGGCAGAGAGCCGAGAGGATCAATGGTGGCTCATGGAGACGGCGTCCACTGCACTTACCCTCAGCTAAGACACAACCAACCCAAATCCAACATTGGATTTCCTCTTTCATCTCCACGCTCTGTTGTTCAAAACGGTTCTGTTAACCTCACCCCAAATTCACGGCCTCCAGAACAGGGTTCGCCTTTAAAGAAACCCCAGACGCCAGTGGGCTGCATGCCTGGTTACCCAAAACAGCAGTGGAGCCCTCATCCCCCAAGCATCCCCCAAAGGACAGTGCACAACCCCACTTCCCCTAACAGTGTAAGACCAAGtgtacacactcatatacatCCTCCTGACCCCTCTACATCTATAACTCTAAGCGCTCGAGGAAACTCCCAGGGAGCCAGTGTCAAGTCGCCCTCTCCTCTGTCACCTTTAGACACTTTTTCACCCCGCCAACGCTCTCGACACTCTTCCACATCCTCGCTCTCAGAGGCCCAAGGGTCTGTCTTCATTCAGGGAGGCAAACCGTGCTCCTCGCCCAAGCTTCCTCTAGCGCCTTCCAGCCCTTGTAGTCGCTTGGAGGGCATTCTGCAGCACTACAAAGACTGTAGCGCGAGCTCCAGCGCTAACCAAAGCAACCATCAGACGGTGTTGGTGCATCCCAACGCAGGCGACAAGAGGAATGGCGTGTGCTCTGCTCAACCCCCGGGACTGCTTGGCCTTCCACTAGGTCAGATTCTCAACCAACAGAAGAGTCAGCAAAAGGGCCACATTAATAACTCTTTTCCGGCCAGCAGCCTCCTTTCTGCGGCCGCTAAAGCCCAGCTGGCCAACCAGAAAACCCAGCTCAATGCAGCCGAAGCGCTGACCACACTCCCTCTCGCGGGCTTGGACAAGGAGCAGCAGTCAAAGGTATTGATTAGCACTTTAAACAGTAGCGTCCATCCCACTTCCGCCAGAGCGCAGTCCCTCACCGCCCTTTTGCTTCCGCACTCCCCTTCCCTTTCCCCGGCTTCCCCTGCCGTAGCGGAGAAAAACTTGAGGCGTAAACGTCAGAGGCGCTCGCCCACCGTATTGAGCATGCTCAAGGACTCGCAGTTGGGTCGGACCGCGGGAGATCTCTCCGGGCCGCCTCAGCTCATCTCGCCATGCCTTTCGCCAACTTCTCCTCCCGTACCTCATTTAGACAACCACCGGCTGCCCGTCGCTCCTCCGAATACCTCCAGGTTGCAGGATTCGGAGGAAGGCAGGAAGCCAGGACTTGCTAATTCCCTCCCATCTCCATCCCAGCCCCTTTCCGCCCTGCTTCAGCTTCTTAGCATGCAAAACGCAACCCAGCAGTCCACTGCCATGCCTGGCACcaggcacacaaacacattgccCTCTTCACCCAGACCCATCACTCCGCAGACGCCCCAATGCGAAGCGCAGTCCGGGTTACGTTTACCCAACCACGCCCTGCAACCTCAACCCCAGAGCACAGTGCCCGTGCCGGACCCTCCCATCCAGCGACCCCCATCCCTACCCTTTCCTCTGATGGGTGACGAGACAACCTTGAACCTCAAAACAACCTCCAGCAGCGCCATCCTGAACTTGAGCCAGACGACGCCGGACCTCAGCAGTTCAATTTTGAGCATGATGAACCAGATGTCCTCAACATGCTTGCCCTCATTCCCGGAGAAAGGTTGTGGACCCAAAACAGCAGAGGCTTGTCTTGACCACAATACCTACCAAATTAACCAGTCCAACCACAATCAAGCCGTGGAAAGTAAAG GTCCTATGGATTCGATGGATCAACCGGACTCGGATGCAAGGTTGCTGGGTGGCTGTGAGCCGGACCACAGCCTATCTCTGCCCCCCTCTTCTGACCTCTCTAACCCTACAGCCGACCCCGCTGTCTCCTTGCCGCTCGCAGAGGCTTTTCCCTTCATGTCTCAAGAGCAGCTCCTCCAGCTTCTCTCCTCCAACGCCGGTCTGCCTTCCCTGCTCCCGCCGTTCCTCGGCTCCCTTCCTTTAGGGGTCTGGACGGGCGGCCAGCCTGCCCAAGCTCAGCCGACCGGTGCCATCCTAAACCAGGGCTCTCCTCTCAACATCCTCAACCAGGGCGAGCTCCCTCTGGTGAGCCTGTTAAATCCGCCCAGCTCCGCCGAGGCAGGGGTGGAGGCCGGCGAGAAACCCCCCGGGCTTCAAGCCCTGCTCATGGCTTCGTTGCTGCTCGGCCAGAATCCGGCCGCCATGCTGCCGCTGCCAGCGCTCAACTTGGAGCTGCCCGCGCTACAGCAGGTGTTCGCGGACGGAGCGTCCCTGGAGAAGACCCCCGCTCTGCTGGACTCGGTCCTGATGGGGCCGGGGCTCCTGGAGGCCCTGCAGACTCTAGCGCCCAGCGCAGACGGCCAGTCGCTGCTGCTTTCAGCCCCTCTCACTCCACCCCCTCATGCCTTCCTGTCGCTCAACCCCGCTCTGCTGACCGCAGCTCTCGCCCAGACCGAACCCCTGCCCAACCACACTCCACCCCCCCCGCCTCACTCTCAG GGGACTCTAGTTTCTACCTCGGTGTCCTGCGGCCCTCTGGTGTCCAGCACGGGGCCGGAAGTGTGTGACCCTCTGGCCGAGCAGGACAAGAACAACACCCAGACACCTCAGTTCCTGCCGCCTCTGCTCGCCCCCGGCGTTCTTG GTGAGCTCACAGCTCTGGGTAACATCAGCGGTCTTCACGGATTATTAGGAGCGGGGCCCCTTCTTCTGCCGCAGGGCCCGTCTCTGAGCGTCCCGCTAGCCCCGAACCAGACGGCGCTCAACCCGCTCACCTGTCTGCAG CTGACGATGGCGCCGGCGCTGATGGGAGAGAAACCCGTGGCTCTACACGAGACGCCTTCGTCACAAGATCAGCTTCCCTCGGCTTCGCTATCCCAGGATTCCCTGCTCGACCCGGTCCAGACGCCGCAGCAGCAGAGAGACCCGTCCCCGGGCTCCGGTCCAGGGCTGTTTGACCCGTACGGCTCCTTCATGGACACCATCTACACCTCCTTCCTTCAG GTGAGCGAGCGTGATTCGTACCCGGAGCTGCCGCCTCCTCTCAGCCCGCGCCGAGCCTGCTCCGTCCACAACCCAGACCTGACCCGCCTCGGCCTGGACCCGGCCCAGTCCCAGTCCCCGGCCCGAGGGACGCCCAAACCCAGCGAGGACCCGTCGACCCCGCCGCCCTGCGACGCCCCGCTGGAGGAGGCCAAGACCGACGGCTCGGCCTGCGTCTACAGCAACGGGGTCGGCTCCGGGGCCGAGGGGCTCCGGggcgaggaagaggaggaggaggatgaagaggaggaggagcggcTCAGAGAAGCGGCCCAGGACATCAGAGACGCCGAGCAAGTCCGG GCTGAAGACGTACACACAGGAGCCAGAAGAGGGCGCAAGAGGAAGCAGAC GCTGCAGAGAGGGGCGGACCTTCTGGGCGGCATCGACAGCATCATTGAGGAGCCGACG ATAGCGCTGTCCAGACCCGCACGGGCCTCCAGAGGGAAGAGACGCCGCGTCGTCCGATAG